In Acipenser ruthenus chromosome 60, fAciRut3.2 maternal haplotype, whole genome shotgun sequence, a genomic segment contains:
- the LOC131725080 gene encoding macrophage mannose receptor 1-like has product MGERGLLILLLAGFCVPAYNQIRKHVFVETKKSWSEAQRYCRENHIDLATVRSQEDAKQLLNIAGASLGDSWIGLYRDDTQNWQWSNSDDVIYSNWRADIFCASVNLEGKWIDLPCHLQKAFMCYKEPSNITERYTLIEELKTWTEAQQYCREHHTDLVSIKNASENEEIVKKAQGKPFWIGLFNEPWKWSHQGDNYTFHNWNYGEPNNWGGGEKCVAMSKTAGWNDYGCNNQLPFFCCEGGSSGQCFYERTWKTWQEAQSYCRNQSRDLPSIQDQARVNELIGLIPSTNDSVHWIGLYRDKENWQWSSGGDVIYTNWERYLFCASVNAKGEWEDSLCSQGNYFMCYSEPSNITQRYTLIEELKTWTEAQQYCRKHHTDLVSIKNARENEEIVKKAQGKPFWIGLFNEPWKWSHQGDNYTFHKWNYGEPNNWGGDEKCVAMSKTDGWNDCGCNNQLPFFCCEARCLHPSL; this is encoded by the exons atgggggagagaggcctgctcatccttctgcttgcag gGTTTTGTGTGCCTGCATACAACCAGATCAGAAAACACGTGTTTGTGGAAACTAAGAAGAGTTGGTCTGAAGCTCAGAGGTACTGTAGAGAGAATCACATagacctggccactgtgcgcagccaggaaGATGCAAAGCAGCTTTTAAATATTGCAGGAGCTTCTCTCGGGGAttcctggatcgggctgtatcgtgatgacacacagaactggcagtggtctaacagcgatgatgtcatctactccaactggagggCAGACATCTTCTGTGCTTCTGTCAATTTAGAGGGAAAGTGGATTGATTTACCCTGCCACCTTCAGAAAGCCTTCATGTGCTACAAAG agcccagcaacatcactgagagatacaccctgattgaagaactgaaaacctggactgaagctcagcagtactgtagagaacaccacaccgacctcgtcagtataaagaacgccagtgaaaatgaagaaatagtgaagaaagcgcagggcaagcccttctggataggcctgttcaatgagccctggaagtggtcacaccagggggataactacacatttcacaactggaacTATGGGGAACCAAACAATTGGGGAGGGGGTGAGAAGTGTGTGGCGATGAGTAAGACTGCTGGATGGAATGACTATGGCTGCAACAATCAGTTgcccttcttctgctgtgagg gcggctcctctggtcagtgtttctATGAAAGAACTTGGAAGACATGGcaggaagctcagagctactgcagaaaccaaAGCAGAGACCTGCCCAGTATTCAAGACCAGGCCAGGGTTAATGAGCTTATAGGTCTTATACCTTCAACTAATGACTCTGTTcactggatcgggctgtatcgtgacaaagagaactggcagtggtccagtggAGGTGATGTCATCTACACTAACTGGGAACgatacctcttctgtgcttcagtcaatgcgaagggagagtgggaggattcactctgcagtcagggaaactatttcatgtgctacagcg agcccagcaacatcactcagagatacaccctgattgaagaactgaaaacttggactgaagctcagcagtactgtagaaaacaccacaccgacctcgtcagtataaagaacgccagagaaaatgaagaaatagtgaagaaagcgcagggcaagcccttctggataggcctgttcaatgagccctggaagtggtcacaccagggggataactacacatttcacaagtGGAACTATGGGGAACCAAACAATTGGGGAGGGGATGAGAAGTGTGTGGCGATGAGTAAGACTGATGGATGGAATGACTGTGGCTGCAACAATCAGTTgcccttcttctgctgtgagg CTCGGTGTTTgcaccccagtctgtga